Proteins encoded by one window of Mesorhizobium sp. INR15:
- a CDS encoding ABC transporter substrate-binding protein, translating into MFKFTGKVLSLSAATLMVSSVISSAASMDDLVKAAKAEGQLTTIALPHDWCGYGDVIAGFKAKYPEITVNELNPDAGSGDEVEAIKANKDNKGPQAPDVIDVGLSFGPSAKKDGLIQPYKVSTWDSIPDSAKDAEGYWTGDYYGVLSFQVNKDIVKEAPADWADLLKPEFANTVALAGDPRASNQAIQGVYAAGLSTGAAAGEAAGTAGLDFFKKLNAAGNFVPVIGKAATLAQGQTPILITWDYNALAGRDTLKGNPPVDVVVPKTGVVAGVYVQAISAYAPHPNAAKLWLEYLYSDEGQLGWLKGYCHPIRFNDLAKKGKIPAEMLAKMPPAESYAAAVFPTLDEQGKSKEAITKNWDAVVGANVK; encoded by the coding sequence ATGTTCAAATTCACGGGGAAAGTGCTTTCCCTTTCGGCCGCGACCCTGATGGTGTCGTCGGTGATTTCGTCCGCTGCTTCGATGGACGATCTCGTCAAGGCTGCAAAGGCCGAAGGCCAGCTCACCACCATCGCTTTGCCGCATGACTGGTGCGGTTACGGCGACGTCATCGCCGGCTTCAAGGCGAAGTATCCGGAAATCACTGTCAACGAACTCAACCCCGATGCCGGCTCCGGCGACGAAGTTGAGGCGATCAAGGCCAACAAGGACAACAAGGGCCCGCAGGCGCCTGACGTCATCGACGTCGGCCTGTCCTTCGGCCCGTCGGCCAAGAAAGACGGCCTGATCCAGCCATACAAGGTGTCGACCTGGGACTCGATCCCCGACAGCGCCAAGGATGCTGAAGGCTACTGGACCGGCGACTATTACGGCGTGCTGTCCTTCCAGGTGAACAAGGACATCGTCAAGGAAGCGCCGGCTGACTGGGCCGATCTTCTGAAGCCGGAATTCGCCAACACCGTCGCGCTCGCTGGCGATCCGCGCGCTTCGAACCAGGCCATCCAGGGCGTCTATGCCGCTGGCCTGTCGACGGGCGCCGCTGCTGGTGAAGCCGCCGGCACCGCTGGTCTCGACTTCTTCAAGAAGCTCAACGCCGCTGGCAATTTCGTGCCGGTCATCGGCAAGGCCGCGACGCTCGCTCAGGGCCAGACCCCGATCCTGATCACCTGGGACTACAACGCGCTCGCCGGCCGCGACACGCTGAAGGGCAACCCGCCCGTCGACGTCGTCGTGCCGAAGACCGGTGTTGTCGCTGGCGTCTACGTGCAGGCGATCAGCGCCTACGCGCCGCATCCGAACGCAGCCAAGCTCTGGCTGGAATACCTCTACTCCGACGAAGGCCAGCTTGGCTGGCTCAAGGGCTATTGCCACCCGATCCGCTTCAACGATCTCGCCAAGAAGGGCAAGATCCCGGCGGAAATGCTGGCCAAGATGCCTCCGGCTGAATCCTACGCAGCGGCGGTGTTCCCGACCCTCGACGAGCAGGGCAAGTCGAAGGAAGCCATCACCAAGAACTGGGACGCCGTTGTCGGCGCCAACGTCAAGTAA
- a CDS encoding ABC transporter ATP-binding protein, translated as MAEPFLSIQHVRKSFGATTVVQDFNLDVEPGEFVSFLGPSGCGKTTVLRMVAGFEEPSAGKIVVAGKDITRLKPNQRNVGMVFQAYALFPNLTVAQNIGFGLKVAGMPKADIDKRVTEMLDIIKLPQMGDRYPYQLSGGQQQRIALARALAPKPKLLLLDEPLSALDAKVRVSLREEIRSIQKKLGITTIFVTHDQEEALSISDRIAVMYGGKAEQVGTPFEIYNRPATKFVANFVGTLNVLEGTVTDAAAGTVRVNSEQVSLKGKLNGSKSGDTLSLALRPEAISLGRQPGRDSSLSGEISEVHFLGSVIRVRVGIGNNTVSLDTFNSPAAPPPAVGEKAEISFSSSDMLVLH; from the coding sequence ATGGCCGAGCCATTTCTATCAATCCAGCATGTGCGAAAATCCTTCGGCGCCACCACCGTGGTGCAGGATTTCAACCTCGACGTCGAACCGGGCGAATTCGTCTCCTTTCTCGGGCCATCCGGCTGCGGCAAGACGACGGTGCTGCGCATGGTCGCCGGCTTCGAGGAGCCATCGGCCGGCAAGATCGTCGTCGCCGGCAAGGACATCACCCGGCTCAAGCCCAACCAGCGCAATGTCGGCATGGTATTTCAGGCCTATGCGCTGTTTCCGAACCTCACCGTCGCCCAGAACATCGGCTTCGGCCTGAAGGTCGCCGGCATGCCCAAGGCCGACATCGACAAGCGCGTCACTGAGATGCTCGACATCATCAAGCTGCCGCAGATGGGCGACCGCTATCCCTACCAGCTCTCCGGCGGACAGCAGCAGCGCATCGCGCTTGCCCGTGCACTGGCGCCGAAGCCGAAGCTGCTGCTGCTTGACGAGCCGCTGTCGGCGCTTGACGCCAAGGTGCGCGTGTCGCTGCGCGAGGAAATCCGTTCGATCCAGAAGAAGCTAGGCATCACCACCATCTTCGTCACGCATGACCAGGAAGAGGCGCTGTCGATCTCCGACCGCATCGCCGTCATGTATGGCGGCAAGGCCGAGCAGGTCGGCACGCCATTCGAGATCTACAACCGTCCGGCAACCAAGTTCGTCGCCAATTTCGTCGGCACGCTGAACGTACTTGAAGGCACGGTCACCGATGCCGCGGCTGGCACGGTGCGGGTCAATTCCGAGCAGGTCTCGCTGAAGGGCAAGCTGAACGGCTCCAAGTCAGGGGATACGCTGTCGCTGGCGCTGCGGCCCGAAGCGATCTCGCTTGGCCGCCAGCCCGGCCGTGACTCCAGCCTGTCAGGTGAAATCTCCGAGGTGCATTTCCTCGGTTCGGTCATCCGGGTTCGCGTCGGCATTGGCAACAACACCGTCTCGCTCGATACGTTCAACAGCCCGGCCGCTCCGCCGCCAGCTGTTGGCGAGAAGGCCGAGATTTCATTCTCGTCGAGCGATATGCTGGTGCTGCACTAG
- a CDS encoding MFS transporter translates to MNLNSQQKKTVLASFLGWTLDAFDFFLLTFLLSDIATEFQTDVPAVSKALFLTLATRFIGAFFFGMLADRFGRKPILMLNIVSYSVIGALAAFSPNLGIFLALRALFGIAMGGEWGLGSSLAMESIPPSARGMVSGILQCGYPAGYLLAAVVYGLLYQQTIDGYTIGWRAMFLLSFIPALIVLFIRSHVPESPAFVEAQKTVRPGLLETLQKHWGVALYAVVLMMFFNFFSHGTQDLYPTFLKKQHGFDPHTVSWITIVANLGAIVGGLTFGALSEKIGRVNAITLACVIALPSIPLWAYSTTPFMLAIGAFVMQVAVQGAWGVIPAHLNELSPGVVRATLPGFIYQAGNLAASYGGPYQAGIAEAAGGSYGYALALFAGVVAVCIIVVIRFSPERRGQVMSVLT, encoded by the coding sequence TTGAACCTCAACTCACAGCAGAAGAAAACAGTCCTGGCCTCCTTTCTCGGCTGGACGCTTGATGCCTTTGATTTCTTCCTTCTGACATTCCTGCTCTCGGATATCGCAACCGAATTCCAGACCGATGTCCCGGCTGTTTCCAAGGCCCTGTTCCTGACCCTGGCGACACGCTTTATCGGCGCGTTCTTTTTTGGCATGCTTGCCGACAGGTTCGGGCGCAAGCCGATCCTCATGCTCAACATTGTCAGCTATTCGGTGATCGGCGCCTTGGCCGCCTTCTCGCCCAATCTCGGCATCTTCCTGGCGCTGCGCGCTTTGTTCGGCATCGCCATGGGCGGTGAATGGGGGCTCGGCAGTTCGCTCGCCATGGAATCCATTCCGCCCAGCGCACGCGGCATGGTTTCAGGCATCCTGCAATGCGGATATCCGGCGGGCTACCTGCTGGCGGCGGTGGTCTACGGCCTGCTCTACCAGCAGACGATCGATGGCTACACGATCGGCTGGCGGGCCATGTTCCTGCTCTCCTTCATCCCTGCCCTGATCGTCCTGTTCATACGCTCGCACGTGCCGGAATCTCCGGCCTTCGTCGAGGCGCAGAAAACGGTCCGGCCGGGTCTTCTGGAGACGCTACAGAAGCACTGGGGTGTCGCCCTTTATGCCGTCGTGCTGATGATGTTCTTCAATTTCTTCAGCCATGGCACGCAGGACCTCTATCCGACTTTCCTGAAGAAGCAGCATGGCTTTGATCCGCACACAGTGAGCTGGATCACCATCGTCGCCAATCTTGGCGCCATCGTCGGCGGCCTGACGTTCGGCGCGCTTTCCGAGAAGATAGGCCGTGTGAACGCTATCACCCTGGCCTGCGTGATCGCCTTGCCGTCAATCCCGTTATGGGCTTACAGCACGACGCCCTTCATGCTGGCCATCGGCGCTTTTGTCATGCAGGTCGCGGTCCAGGGCGCCTGGGGCGTCATCCCGGCGCACCTCAACGAGCTTTCGCCGGGCGTGGTGCGGGCGACCTTGCCTGGCTTCATCTACCAGGCCGGCAATCTCGCGGCGTCCTATGGCGGCCCCTATCAGGCCGGCATCGCTGAAGCCGCCGGCGGCAGCTACGGCTATGCGCTGGCGCTTTTTGCCGGTGTGGTTGCCGTCTGCATCATTGTCGTCATCCGCTTCAGTCCGGAACGGCGCGGTCAGGTGATGTCAGTGCTCACCTGA
- a CDS encoding glutathione S-transferase family protein, whose amino-acid sequence MILIGQYDSPFVRRVGIALTLYGITFEHRPWSAFGDADKIRPYNPLTRVPTLVLDNGEVLIESHLMLDYLDSLVPEDRRMFPPEEPARHKALKVSALATGLGDKAVSLFYETRLHDKVSDPWVERCRAQIENVLAMLEADRAVRPSPYWFGDHIGHADIAVAAVLCFIGEAHPGLVPLAGYPALAAHAARMEALLVFKTVMQPFIAPA is encoded by the coding sequence ATGATCCTCATCGGCCAGTATGACTCGCCCTTCGTTCGCCGCGTCGGCATCGCGCTGACCCTTTATGGCATCACTTTCGAACACCGCCCGTGGTCGGCCTTCGGCGATGCCGACAAGATCCGCCCCTACAATCCACTGACGCGAGTGCCTACCCTGGTGCTGGACAATGGCGAGGTGCTGATCGAGAGCCACCTGATGCTTGACTACCTGGACAGCCTTGTGCCGGAAGATCGCAGGATGTTTCCGCCAGAGGAGCCGGCGCGTCATAAGGCGCTGAAGGTCTCGGCCCTGGCGACCGGGCTTGGCGACAAGGCTGTCAGCCTGTTCTACGAGACACGGCTGCACGACAAGGTCTCCGATCCATGGGTCGAGCGCTGCCGCGCGCAGATCGAAAATGTACTGGCTATGCTGGAAGCCGATCGTGCGGTAAGGCCCTCACCCTACTGGTTCGGCGACCACATCGGCCACGCCGATATTGCCGTCGCCGCCGTGCTCTGCTTCATCGGTGAAGCGCATCCGGGTCTGGTGCCGCTCGCAGGCTACCCCGCCTTGGCAGCCCATGCCGCACGGATGGAGGCTTTGCTTGTCTTCAAGACCGTGATGCAGCCATTCATTGCACCGGCTTGA
- a CDS encoding Dabb family protein: MIRHCVFVKFRNDVGTGERKAIHADLQALRQVIDGMAAVQFSANVSPEPFARGFTHGFTIDFRDAAARDAYLVHEAHQRAGARLVAALEGGTDGLMVFDLEI, from the coding sequence ATGATCAGGCACTGTGTCTTCGTCAAATTCCGCAACGATGTCGGCACCGGCGAGCGCAAGGCGATCCACGCCGACCTCCAAGCGCTGCGACAGGTGATCGACGGCATGGCTGCCGTCCAGTTCAGCGCCAATGTCAGCCCGGAGCCTTTCGCACGCGGTTTCACCCATGGCTTCACCATCGACTTCCGCGATGCCGCCGCGCGTGACGCCTATCTCGTGCATGAGGCGCATCAGCGCGCCGGCGCTCGCCTGGTCGCGGCGCTCGAAGGCGGCACCGACGGGCTGATGGTCTTCGACCTGGAAATCTGA
- a CDS encoding ABC transporter permease subunit — protein sequence MTDISLSDHAVTGKTAPPAEARSLRLPTQWLGVAPFFIFAIMFLILPTLYLMLGAFQNDAGEFTFENIAALAQPSIVAAYWISIKVSLASSLIGAFAGLAIAIAIVRGGLPEWIRSATLTFSGVASNFAGVPLAFAFIATLGRLGLATVILNTLFGLNIYAHGFNILSFWGLTLTYVYFQIPLMVVIIVPAIDGLKKEWGEAAATLGATQSQFWRMVVIPVIWPSFLGTVILLFANAFGAIATAYALTGSSLNIVPILLYAQIRGDVLHNAHLGYAIAFGMIFITGLANVFYIWFRTRSERWLK from the coding sequence ATGACCGATATCTCATTGTCCGACCACGCTGTTACCGGAAAGACAGCGCCCCCCGCCGAGGCGCGCAGCCTCAGGCTGCCGACGCAATGGCTTGGCGTCGCACCGTTCTTCATCTTCGCCATCATGTTCCTGATCCTGCCCACGCTCTACCTGATGCTGGGCGCATTCCAGAATGATGCGGGCGAGTTCACCTTCGAAAACATTGCAGCACTGGCGCAGCCTTCGATCGTTGCCGCCTACTGGATTTCGATCAAGGTCAGCCTTGCCTCATCATTGATCGGCGCCTTCGCCGGTCTTGCCATTGCCATTGCCATCGTGCGCGGTGGCCTGCCGGAGTGGATACGCTCCGCGACACTGACCTTCTCCGGTGTTGCCTCGAATTTCGCCGGCGTGCCGCTGGCCTTCGCCTTTATCGCCACGCTGGGCCGCCTCGGCCTCGCGACGGTCATCCTGAACACCCTGTTTGGCCTCAACATCTACGCTCACGGCTTCAACATCCTGTCGTTCTGGGGTTTGACGCTGACCTATGTCTACTTCCAGATCCCGCTGATGGTGGTCATCATCGTGCCGGCTATCGACGGTCTGAAGAAGGAATGGGGCGAGGCGGCCGCGACGCTTGGCGCCACGCAGTCGCAATTCTGGCGCATGGTGGTCATCCCGGTGATCTGGCCGAGCTTCCTCGGCACCGTCATCCTGCTTTTCGCCAATGCTTTCGGCGCCATCGCCACCGCCTATGCGCTGACCGGCTCGTCGCTCAACATCGTGCCGATCCTGCTCTACGCGCAGATCCGCGGTGACGTGCTGCACAATGCCCATCTCGGCTATGCGATTGCCTTTGGCATGATCTTCATCACCGGCCTTGCCAATGTCTTCTACATCTGGTTCCGGACCCGCTCGGAGAGGTGGCTCAAATGA
- a CDS encoding endonuclease/exonuclease/phosphatase family protein, protein MKLVSYNIQYGFGGDGRYDLARAARIVDGADIIALQEVERHWQRSNFDDQPEVLSNLLPGYHWVYGPAFDMDASERRDGRVVNRRRQFGTMVLSRLPIVWSRLHALPMRRTLRPLNTRNAALECMIRTPAGPVRVLSLHLAHIAEEERLEQIDYLLAEHRRAPSDGGPWSGADDEPSRNWTHGEPQPENPVAAIWMGDFNMEPGSAEYRRIVGGTPYHRGAAYLDGFVDAASVASEPAHDFHTHVKTIDGKLTKRRLDHCFVSGMFAGRVRSVSADIDEVASDHFPLRVDIDLETPGIAT, encoded by the coding sequence ATGAAGCTGGTCAGCTACAACATCCAGTACGGGTTCGGTGGCGATGGCCGCTACGACCTGGCGCGCGCGGCGCGCATCGTTGACGGCGCCGATATCATCGCGTTGCAGGAGGTCGAGCGGCACTGGCAGCGCAGCAATTTCGACGACCAGCCGGAGGTGCTGTCTAACCTTTTGCCCGGATATCACTGGGTCTATGGCCCCGCCTTCGACATGGACGCCAGCGAAAGGCGCGATGGGCGCGTGGTCAACCGGCGCCGGCAATTCGGTACCATGGTTCTGTCAAGGCTGCCGATCGTCTGGTCGCGGCTGCATGCGCTGCCGATGCGCCGTACGCTGCGGCCACTCAACACCCGAAACGCGGCGCTCGAATGCATGATCCGCACGCCGGCAGGCCCGGTGCGGGTGCTGTCGCTGCATCTTGCCCATATCGCTGAAGAGGAGCGGCTGGAGCAGATCGACTATCTCCTGGCCGAGCATCGCCGCGCGCCTTCCGATGGCGGTCCCTGGAGCGGCGCTGATGACGAGCCATCGCGCAACTGGACGCATGGCGAGCCGCAGCCGGAAAACCCAGTTGCGGCGATCTGGATGGGCGACTTCAACATGGAGCCGGGCAGCGCCGAATACCGCCGCATCGTCGGCGGCACGCCCTATCATCGTGGCGCCGCCTATCTCGACGGCTTCGTCGATGCCGCTTCCGTTGCCAGCGAACCGGCTCATGATTTCCACACGCATGTGAAGACCATTGACGGCAAGCTCACAAAACGCCGGCTCGACCATTGCTTCGTCAGCGGCATGTTCGCTGGCCGCGTGCGCTCGGTCAGCGCCGATATCGACGAAGTCGCCTCGGATCATTTTCCACTGAGGGTCGACATCGACCTCGAAACACCTGGCATCGCCACATGA
- a CDS encoding EamA family transporter, producing MTLFVFFAVLAAAAMHAIWNALVKVHLDRFLSITLMTLGMGFAALFVLPFVEVPKAEVWPYIIASVIFHMGYRTFLIGAYESGDFAQTYPLARGTAPLLAAIGGMFVVAEVPAPLAIVGILLLSAGTLVMSFRGGAHLEKLNRRAVGFALGTSIFIASYTLSDGSGARLAATAQSYAAWLFICDAFGALVLCLIFRGPKALPVLARDWKTGLFTGVLSGAAYWIVMWAMTKAPIASVASLRETSILFAMVISVFALGEKMTGWRGAAALSIVAGVIALRLG from the coding sequence ATGACGCTTTTCGTCTTCTTCGCGGTGCTTGCCGCCGCCGCCATGCATGCGATCTGGAATGCGCTGGTCAAGGTGCATCTCGACCGCTTCCTGTCGATCACGCTGATGACGCTCGGCATGGGCTTTGCCGCACTGTTTGTATTGCCCTTCGTCGAGGTGCCGAAAGCCGAGGTGTGGCCCTACATCATCGCCTCGGTGATTTTCCACATGGGCTACAGGACCTTCCTGATCGGCGCCTACGAGTCCGGCGATTTCGCCCAGACCTATCCGCTTGCGCGCGGCACGGCGCCTTTGCTGGCAGCGATCGGCGGCATGTTCGTCGTAGCCGAGGTGCCGGCGCCGCTCGCCATTGTCGGCATCCTGCTGCTGTCGGCTGGCACGCTGGTGATGTCGTTTCGCGGCGGCGCGCATCTGGAGAAGCTCAACCGGCGCGCGGTCGGTTTTGCGCTTGGCACCTCGATCTTTATCGCCAGCTACACGCTGTCCGACGGTAGTGGTGCTCGGCTCGCCGCCACGGCGCAGAGCTATGCCGCCTGGCTGTTCATCTGCGATGCCTTCGGAGCGCTCGTTCTGTGCCTGATCTTCCGAGGGCCGAAGGCGCTGCCGGTGCTGGCGCGCGACTGGAAGACGGGCCTGTTCACCGGTGTGCTCAGCGGCGCCGCCTACTGGATCGTCATGTGGGCGATGACCAAAGCGCCGATCGCCTCCGTGGCGTCGCTGCGCGAGACCTCGATCCTGTTCGCCATGGTGATTTCGGTCTTCGCGCTAGGCGAGAAGATGACTGGCTGGCGCGGCGCCGCCGCGCTCAGCATCGTCGCTGGCGTCATTGCGCTGAGACTTGGTTAG
- a CDS encoding ABC transporter permease, translated as MKSGKFWAWVVFALGAAYFFIPLIATVEFSMRMRRGVYSFDAYQVVLGDARFQATFGYSVLAAVFTIILGVLIVVPAAYWIRLRLPQLRPIVEFITLLPLVIPAIVIVFGYIRMYGSNSPLPFLASDTGTNALLVIGYATLALPYMYRAVDTGLRTIDVRTLTEAAQILGAGWSTIVTRVILPNVLIAVLSGAFLTFAIVIGEFTMASLLNRPAFGPYLQNIGANRAYEPAALAIIAFAITWGCMSLIQILSRFAPRSANRPN; from the coding sequence ATGAAGTCTGGAAAGTTCTGGGCCTGGGTCGTCTTCGCGCTGGGCGCCGCCTATTTCTTCATCCCGCTGATCGCCACCGTGGAATTCTCCATGCGCATGCGGCGCGGTGTCTATTCCTTTGATGCCTATCAGGTCGTGCTGGGCGATGCGCGCTTCCAGGCGACCTTCGGCTATTCCGTGCTCGCGGCTGTCTTCACCATCATTCTTGGCGTGCTGATCGTGGTGCCGGCGGCATACTGGATCCGGCTGCGCCTGCCGCAGCTGCGCCCCATCGTCGAGTTCATCACGCTTCTGCCGCTGGTCATTCCGGCTATCGTCATCGTCTTCGGCTATATCAGAATGTATGGCTCGAATTCGCCACTGCCGTTCCTGGCCAGTGATACCGGCACCAACGCCTTGCTGGTCATCGGCTACGCGACGCTGGCACTGCCCTACATGTACCGCGCGGTGGACACCGGTCTGCGCACCATCGATGTGCGCACGTTGACCGAGGCGGCGCAGATTCTTGGTGCCGGCTGGTCGACGATCGTCACAAGGGTTATCCTGCCCAATGTGTTGATCGCGGTTTTGTCGGGCGCGTTCCTGACTTTCGCGATCGTCATTGGCGAGTTCACCATGGCAAGCTTGCTCAACCGGCCGGCCTTTGGTCCTTACCTGCAGAACATCGGCGCCAACCGCGCTTATGAGCCGGCAGCCCTTGCCATCATCGCCTTCGCCATCACCTGGGGCTGCATGTCGCTGATCCAGATCCTGTCCCGTTTCGCGCCGAGATCGGCGAACCGCCCGAACTAA
- a CDS encoding sodium:proton antiporter codes for MALFELTLVLLLTAVALTALSRRLEIPYPSLLALAGVGIAFVPGAPTIQIDPELALALFIAPVLLDAAYDTSLRDLKRYRLSLVLLALGAVVFTTAVVAFVGWKMAGLPIAAAIALGAIVAPPDAVAASAVLGQFKVPHRITAILQGESLLNDATALLIYRLAVSAALGTIMLSNAVPVILLSTIGSLVAGYLLGRLSLLTLSRIEDAASSTVVQFAGTFAVWILADRLGLSAIITIVVYAMTIARRAPRRMSARRRVSTYSVWETAVFVLNVLAFVLMGLQARSIIGRLSGDGQGKAFLFAATVLAVVIVARLVWVAGYVAVIRWFARFGSEEQRRDAPTFGGAILVGWCGMRGLVTLVVAIALPADFPGRDPIVLAAFAVVLGTLVLQGMSLKPLLRVLDFDPDRTVDNEVAQARVAVMQAALDVLSRKTSAAAAVVREQYEAQRLIAENPDDAQAATEYDRLRLYAINRQRDTLEELRRNGTIGDEAYHRLEEEIDWSELAASPAGRFQSLTT; via the coding sequence ATGGCTCTTTTCGAACTAACCCTCGTCCTCCTTCTCACAGCTGTTGCGCTGACGGCGCTGTCGCGGCGGCTGGAGATTCCCTATCCATCCCTGCTGGCTTTGGCCGGAGTGGGTATAGCCTTCGTGCCCGGCGCACCGACGATCCAGATCGATCCGGAGCTGGCGCTTGCCCTGTTCATCGCGCCGGTGCTTCTGGACGCCGCTTACGACACCTCGCTGCGCGATCTGAAGCGCTACAGGCTGTCGCTGGTGCTGCTTGCGCTTGGCGCCGTTGTCTTCACCACCGCGGTGGTTGCCTTTGTCGGCTGGAAGATGGCTGGCCTGCCAATCGCGGCGGCGATCGCGCTCGGCGCCATCGTTGCCCCGCCGGATGCGGTGGCGGCAAGCGCGGTGCTTGGCCAGTTCAAGGTGCCGCACCGCATCACCGCCATCCTGCAAGGCGAGAGCCTGCTCAACGATGCGACCGCGCTGCTGATCTACCGGTTGGCTGTGTCGGCGGCGCTCGGCACGATCATGCTAAGCAACGCCGTTCCGGTGATCTTGCTGTCGACGATCGGCAGCCTGGTCGCGGGTTATCTGCTTGGCCGGCTCTCGCTGCTGACGCTCTCGCGGATCGAGGACGCGGCCAGCAGCACGGTGGTGCAGTTCGCCGGAACGTTCGCCGTGTGGATCCTCGCCGACAGGCTGGGCCTGTCCGCCATCATCACCATCGTCGTCTACGCCATGACCATTGCGCGCAGGGCGCCGCGCCGCATGTCGGCAAGGCGGCGTGTCAGCACCTATTCGGTCTGGGAAACGGCGGTCTTCGTGCTCAACGTGCTGGCGTTCGTGCTGATGGGGTTGCAGGCGCGGTCGATCATTGGCCGGCTCTCCGGCGACGGGCAAGGCAAAGCCTTTCTCTTCGCCGCAACGGTGCTGGCGGTCGTCATCGTGGCGCGCCTCGTCTGGGTGGCGGGCTACGTTGCGGTCATACGATGGTTCGCCCGTTTCGGCAGCGAAGAGCAAAGGCGCGATGCCCCGACATTTGGCGGTGCCATACTGGTCGGATGGTGCGGCATGCGAGGCCTGGTGACGCTGGTGGTGGCCATTGCCCTTCCGGCCGATTTTCCGGGCCGCGACCCCATCGTGCTCGCCGCCTTCGCGGTCGTTCTGGGCACGCTGGTGCTGCAAGGCATGAGCCTGAAGCCTTTGCTGCGGGTACTCGACTTCGATCCGGACAGAACGGTCGACAATGAGGTGGCGCAGGCGCGCGTCGCCGTCATGCAGGCAGCGCTCGACGTGCTGAGCCGCAAGACGTCGGCCGCGGCGGCTGTCGTGCGCGAACAATACGAGGCTCAGCGCCTGATCGCGGAAAACCCTGACGATGCCCAGGCGGCGACCGAATACGACCGGCTGCGCCTCTATGCCATCAACCGCCAGCGCGACACGCTCGAGGAGTTGCGCCGCAACGGGACGATCGGTGACGAGGCCTATCACCGCCTGGAAGAGGAAATCGACTGGTCGGAACTGGCGGCATCGCCCGCCGGCCGTTTTCAGTCACTCACAACGTAA